GCAGTCCTTTTCTGTTCTTTCATGCATTTGTTGATTGAGTTACTTCTATGCACTGACTGTGTGAGATAATTGTTACAATATCATGTTAACAAGTAGCCTGGTGTGGTTCTTGTTTGTTTCCTTACCAGTACAGTATGTCACATGGGAAATCACAATCAGAGAGAAGTAACAATACGATAGATCCATAGGAAATAGCAAAGTACATGAATATTTGATATAATATGCAGTAGTCAACAACCAAATGCTTGAAACAGATCAAAAGTGACCAACCAAATAAACAGAGTAGTATTGCACATTAAAATTGAATGGCATACAGCAGATTGGGATGGAATATAGGTGAACTAACAAAATCTCTTGGATCACATCAGAATTCCgaacaacaaaataaaaaacctGCAAAATGAAAATTCAGTTGCTAGACAAGCTCGATGTACGCCATTGGTGCATTGTCCCCTCGCCTTGGTAGAGTTCTTATTATCCTAGTGTATCCTCCATTCCTCTCCCCATATCTTTCTGGGACTTCAGCAAACAATGCATGCACTATCTGTTTCTCATAGATGAATCCAAGAGCTTGCCTTCTCTTATGAAGAGAGCCATCCTTCGCCATCGTGACCATTTTGTCAACATATTTTCTAACAGCCCTGGCCCTCGCTTTAGTGGTCTTTATACGCCCATGCTTGAGGAGCTGAGTTGTCAGACCTCTCAGAAGTGCCCGACGCTGATCAGGAGGTCTATTCAGTTTGGGCACCTTCCTGCCATGTCTCATGGCAAAAACTCGGCCACCATTATCAATAATGGTGAATAAATGCTCAAAACTTGTTGAGTCTGCAATATAAATTAAAGGTATACTTATGGTAGAGCAATATAATTTCACACACAAATTTGATGACTTAATAATGAGTGCTCAAGAGTCCATGAAAATTTGATCAAAGATCATAAAACAACAAATTTGGTATAAATCAACATTAGAAGGAGAGTCACAAATCAAGAGCTCAATCATATGCTGCAGGCTGACAGGGAAAGAAGTTAAAGATTCTTGGGGATCATAGGACACGATCTAGAAAACTATATATGCATAGAAAAAGTAGTACATTTTCACCCTACACAAACTAGAAGTACTGATATACAAGAGACTGGTTGTGAAGTGGAAACACTATAAGTCTGGTTCGATTCCATCATAAGCCAAGTTTCATGATCCCACCTAACCCAAAATCCATAGTAACATCTGTGTCATACATGGTGAATTCCATATTTCGGATTATATTACTCTTgacaatccaagaaaaattgTAGCAACtttttttgtctattttgacaAGGAAATATAATTGTACTTCTCCAGttaaaatttccaaaacatcccCTTTTCCAGTACCTTAACTCTAGCAGTAGAAATGCAATACCAGCTGAACTATGGATAGGAGCTAATCAAGAATTCTCTATTATACAGTGATAGCAACCACTATACATAAGATTTCCCCGACTCCACACTAAGGACAGAGCTGCAAGatgcacctcgactaattccatggTATAGTTGCCACCTCCCAACCAATATCAGGTACGAAATAACAAGAAATCACCTACGGATTTAAACCTAAGCTCTCATGGTTCtcaaccacttcattgaccacttaGTCACATCCTTGGGTGCCAATCCAGTGAAAAgttaattcatataaataatttGTCCAGAACCCTGCAAGTTGTCTTTTCTACAATCAGGAACCCACAAACTGAAACTCCTAGCTCTGCCTCGCTTCCCACCCCTATACATCCAAATTAACAAGAAGGGGgcataaaagaaaagaaaaatcctGCAACTACAGTAGTAAAACAAAAGGAAAGAGAGGAGATTGCCAAAGTCCATATAAGCAGACCAACAGTTCATTCCCCAACCAATGTGGGACTTTTACCTGCTCTAACAATTTACAGTCTTGAAAAAACATATTTCTGCAGGAATTGTAATCAGAAAATTTTTACCTTGGGAAGAAAGGGACAAAAGTGGATGGAGGGGAGCAAGACCTACGAAGGACTGAACAATTGTTGAACTGGACTTGGGTTTGCAAATCCTGAGACGAGATGGAGAAGACCCAGAAGAGAAGCGAACTGAATAGTTGGAAATTGGTTGAATTGAAGGGAGAGCCGATTTCAAGCAAGACATGCTCCAAGTTGCAGAAGCCATATCCTTCTACTTTGATTTCTTTGGTCTCTGGTTATGGAGTTTTATCTGAATGGATAACTGAACTTTTGGTACCCCAATTCTACTCTATATTTTTCCTCCGCCCCTCTAACTTTTGCTTTTGACATTTTTGACTTGcctattttgttttattttacaATTAATTTGTGAATGCCTCGATTATTACACCAAatcattttgttatttttggatattttattGTTAATCCGGTAGGtttttcgattttttttttttagttctcCGTGTCTATTATCTGCTTTGGGGCCGATAAAGAAACTCCATACTCAAATCTCTGATTAAAGTTAAAAAAGTATTTACCACTCCATCACAATCTTCGTAGCTCATAGTTTTTTCATCTACTTCTTTACCCTTTTTACCTTTGTGTTCTCCAAATTCCCTCTTTTCGACTCAAACCATATGTggaaaaaagaatgaaaatgtCATATGAAGATAAAGCAGATGCCCAGGGAGAAATAGTCATAAAAGAGCTAAGGAGACAATATAGTCAAGATTTCGCGTATTTGTCAGTTGAGTTAGACTTCTATACACTGGCAGTGGAAAAATAATCGTTGCACTACCATGTTCAATTGCAGCAATTTCCTTGGAAACAACTATATTTGATACAATATGCAGTGGTCAACTAAATGCTTAAAACATATCAAAGGTGACCAACCAAATAAACAGAGTAGAACtgcaaattaaaattgaatGGCATATAGTAAATTGGGATGGAATAATTGGTGGAACTAACAAAATTGCTTAGTTCTCATCAGAATTAAGAACCAACCAAAATCAACCTTCAAAATGAATATTCAGTTGCTAGACAAGCTCGATGTAGGCCATTGGTGCATTGTCCCCTCGCCTAGGTAGAGTTCTTATTATTCTAGTGTATCCTCCGTTCCTCTCCCCATATCTTTCCGGGACTTCAGCAAACAATGCGTGTACTATTTGCTTCTCATAGATGAATCCGAGAGCTTGTCTTCTCTTGTGAAGAGAGCCGTCCTTTGCCATCGTGACCATTTTGTCAACATATTTTCTCACTGCCCTCGCCCTTGCTTTAGTGGTCTTTATATGCCCATGCTTGAGGAGCTGAGTTGTGAGACCACTCAAAAGTGCCCGAAGCTGGTCAGGAGGTCTATTCAGTTTGGGCACCTTCCTGCCATGTCTCATGGAAAAAACCCGGCCACTATTATCAATTATGGTGAACGAGTGCTCAAAACTTGTTGAATCTGCATCAGTAAAATAAACTTCTTTTTACAAAGGCA
This Solanum dulcamara chromosome 8, daSolDulc1.2, whole genome shotgun sequence DNA region includes the following protein-coding sequences:
- the LOC129900211 gene encoding 50S ribosomal protein L17, chloroplastic-like, whose translation is MSYHSKHAASYLRILDPLILEFYFTDADSTSFEHSFTIIDNSGRVFSMRHGRKVPKLNRPPDQLRALLSGLTTQLLKHGHIKTTKARARAVRKYVDKMVTMAKDGSLHKRRQALGFIYEKQIVHALFAEVPERYGERNGGYTRIIRTLPRRGDNAPMAYIELV
- the LOC129900953 gene encoding 50S ribosomal protein L17, chloroplastic translates to MASATWSMSCLKSALPSIQPISNYSVRFSSGSSPSRLRICKPKSSSTIVQSFVGLAPLHPLLSLSSQDSTSFEHLFTIIDNGGRVFAMRHGRKVPKLNRPPDQRRALLRGLTTQLLKHGRIKTTKARARAVRKYVDKMVTMAKDGSLHKRRQALGFIYEKQIVHALFAEVPERYGERNGGYTRIIRTLPRRGDNAPMAYIELV